A genomic stretch from Festucalex cinctus isolate MCC-2025b chromosome 13, RoL_Fcin_1.0, whole genome shotgun sequence includes:
- the p2ry12 gene encoding P2Y purinoceptor 12, with protein MDANETMFQGNGSNQTCSRDNVAKTVVFPVLYSVLFLAGLALNGLAVWVFLRIPSRSHFVIYLKNVVVADVVMTLTFPFKVLSDSNMASTGLRIFVCRVSSVLFYLTMYISILFFGLISVDRCRKTLSPFTGTTAKRLYRRKLLSAAVWMVLLALCVPNVMLTGKRPRSPHFKCSDLKDRAGLFWHEVVNHVCQVIFWGNLLIVITCYTLITKELYKSYSRSKAAGGPDSCGSSAKRNQRAKRKMNANVFLVLAVFFVCFVPFHFARVPYTMSQTRGLLFDCRLKLFFFQLKESTLFLSSLNSLLDPLIYFFLCKSFRTTLFKTLRLAPGTCSRLLDRSSDADSCSVAL; from the exons ATGGACGCAAACGAGACAATGTTCCAAGGCAACGGCAGCAACCAGACTTGCTCCCGCGACAATGTGGCGAAGACGGTGGTTTTCCCCGTCCTCTACTCCGTCCTGTTCCTTGCCGGGCTGGCGCTCAACGGCCTGGCGGTGTGGGTTTTCCTGCGCATCCCATCGCGCTCCCATTTTGTCATCTACCTCAAGAACGTCGTGGTCGCCGACGTCGTCATGACTCTCACGTTCCCTTTTAAG GTGTTGTCAGACTCCAACATGGCCTCCACTGGCCTACGAATCTTCGTGTGCCGGGTCTCCTCGGTGCTCTTCTATCTGACAATGTACATCAGCATCCTCTTCTTCGGCCTGATCAGCGTGGACCGCTGCCGGAAGACCCTGTCGCCGTTCACGGGCACCACCGCCAAGCGTCTGTACCGCAGGAAGCTCCTGTCCGCCGCGGTGTGGATGGTCCTTCTGGCGCTCTGCGTCCCCAACGTGATGCTCACCGGCAAGCGGCCGCGCTCGCCACACTTCAAGTGCAGCGACCTCAAGGACCGGGCGGGTCTTTTCTGGCACGAGGTGGTCAACCACGTGTGTCAGGTTATCTTCTGGGGGAACCTGTTGATCGTGATCACGTGCTACACCCTCATCACCAAAGAGTTGTACAAATCGTACTCGCGCAGCAAGGCCGCCGGAGGCCCCGATTCGTGCGGCTCTTCGGCCAAGCGGAATCAGCGGGCGAAGAGGAAGATGAACGCCAACGTCTTCCTGGTCCTGGCCGTGTTCTTCGTGTGCTTCGTGCCGTTCCATTTCGCCCGCGTGCCGTACACGATGAGCCAGACGCGCGGACTCCTCTTCGACTGCCGACTCAAGCTCTTCTTCTTCCAGCTGAAAGAAAGCACGCTCTTCCTGTCCTCCCTCAACTCGCTCCTGGACCCGCTCATCTACTTCTTCCTCTGCAAGTCCTTCAGGACCACCTTGTTCAAGACCCTCAGGCTGGCCCCCGGCACCTGCAGCCGGCTTCTGGACAGGAGTTCGGACGCCGATTCTTGCAGTGTTGCCCTGTGA